One part of the Parasphingorhabdus sp. SCSIO 66989 genome encodes these proteins:
- a CDS encoding GMC family oxidoreductase N-terminal domain-containing protein: MAKKPFNDAQVEIWKKFTETLFHGTHMAITPQQVVDNLQVMFAEMHGDKPCETGLSLYVIWLALGGPFFHFASPTARKRKFEKKLQNRRVDLFQDFARIRGIIYAGYYGHWLGGEHGSEEDNADNPVLKSLDFTLPTARQRAGAPQDPPVVEETSGDLPPSVFFDSSTVPAEAEVIVIGSGAGGAVAAANLAASGYKVLILEAGEHFPASRITTHEKIMSSNLYRDGAIQTTRNRDIIVFQGQVVGGSPVINNGIALRAAPHHVLHPQAENVLDIWASLGAPVSRTDLDTSYDRVETRLDIKPIAKRLGRNNGTHLIRAWNAYKPTSNDALDQDAVLEWFSKNWGAYGTDRACVSAGYCNTGCPYGRKNAPPETWLADATKAATPAYIVTECEAEEILWDGRNDAGERIANAVAVKFRDGTRKAIRATKGVVVAAGTIASSNILDASRIKGTGEGISLNIACPVPALMEKRQNAWDEDQMATYVDRGDFLIESHFQPPMSMSTLVPGWFEEHYQRMRNYSRLASAGVLFPADRLGELKNGKLDFHLDDHTLNTLKRALATLSKVQLAGGALEVYPALLRGQTLWKGMDNDAVDAFFRDNIKEADDVVLSSSHPHGGNAINSDPKKGVVDLDQKVHGTSNVYVTDASVMPSCIRVNAMLTTMAMADRVTHGKRIFG, from the coding sequence ATGGCCAAAAAGCCTTTTAATGACGCCCAGGTGGAGATCTGGAAGAAGTTCACCGAGACGCTGTTTCATGGCACCCATATGGCCATCACCCCCCAGCAGGTTGTCGACAATCTGCAGGTGATGTTTGCCGAGATGCACGGGGATAAACCATGCGAAACCGGCCTTTCGCTTTATGTTATCTGGCTCGCGCTGGGCGGACCGTTTTTCCATTTTGCCAGCCCGACTGCACGCAAACGCAAATTTGAGAAAAAGCTACAGAACCGGCGGGTTGATCTGTTTCAGGATTTCGCCCGGATACGCGGGATTATCTATGCCGGTTATTATGGTCATTGGCTTGGCGGCGAGCATGGCAGTGAGGAAGACAACGCCGATAATCCGGTGCTGAAGAGTCTCGATTTCACCCTGCCAACCGCGCGACAACGTGCGGGCGCGCCACAAGACCCGCCGGTGGTGGAGGAAACGTCTGGCGATCTGCCGCCTTCCGTTTTCTTCGATAGCAGCACTGTGCCTGCTGAAGCCGAGGTGATTGTCATCGGATCAGGCGCAGGTGGTGCGGTGGCCGCGGCCAATCTGGCTGCAAGCGGTTATAAGGTACTGATTCTTGAGGCCGGTGAGCATTTCCCGGCCAGCCGGATCACCACCCATGAAAAAATCATGTCATCCAACCTTTATCGCGACGGCGCGATCCAGACGACACGCAACCGCGATATCATCGTGTTTCAGGGACAGGTTGTCGGTGGTTCGCCAGTCATCAATAACGGCATTGCGCTGCGGGCAGCCCCACATCATGTGCTTCACCCACAAGCCGAAAACGTGCTGGACATATGGGCGAGTCTTGGTGCGCCTGTAAGCAGAACAGATCTGGACACCAGCTATGACCGTGTTGAAACGCGCCTTGATATCAAGCCAATTGCCAAGCGTTTGGGCCGCAATAATGGTACCCATCTGATCCGCGCCTGGAATGCCTATAAGCCTACATCCAACGATGCGCTGGACCAGGATGCAGTGCTCGAATGGTTCAGCAAAAACTGGGGCGCCTATGGCACAGATCGGGCCTGTGTCTCGGCTGGCTATTGCAATACCGGCTGCCCCTATGGTCGAAAAAATGCGCCGCCCGAGACATGGCTTGCCGATGCCACCAAAGCCGCCACCCCGGCCTATATCGTGACCGAATGCGAGGCTGAGGAAATCCTCTGGGACGGTCGCAATGATGCAGGTGAACGGATCGCCAATGCCGTGGCGGTGAAATTCCGTGACGGCACCCGCAAAGCCATCCGCGCCACCAAAGGCGTGGTTGTCGCTGCTGGCACCATCGCCTCATCCAATATCCTCGATGCCAGCCGCATAAAGGGCACGGGTGAAGGCATATCGCTCAATATCGCCTGCCCTGTTCCGGCGCTTATGGAGAAGAGACAGAACGCCTGGGATGAGGACCAGATGGCGACTTATGTCGATCGCGGCGATTTTCTGATCGAAAGCCATTTCCAGCCGCCCATGAGTATGTCGACACTGGTCCCCGGCTGGTTTGAGGAACATTATCAGCGGATGCGCAACTATAGCAGGCTTGCCTCTGCCGGTGTGCTTTTTCCGGCGGACCGGCTCGGGGAGCTCAAAAACGGCAAGCTCGATTTTCATCTTGATGACCATACGCTCAACACGCTCAAGCGTGCATTGGCAACGCTGTCCAAAGTGCAACTCGCGGGCGGAGCGCTGGAAGTCTATCCAGCATTGCTGCGTGGACAGACGCTTTGGAAAGGCATGGACAATGATGCCGTTGATGCATTTTTTAGAGACAATATCAAAGAAGCCGATGACGTCGTGCTGTCCTCCAGCCATCCGCATGGCGGCAATGCAATCAACAGCGATCCCAAAAAGGGCGTGGTTGATCTCGACCAGAAAGTGCATGGCACAAGTAATGTCTATGTCACCGATGCCAGCGTGATGCCCAGCTGTATCCGCGTCAATGCGATGCTGACCACTATGGCGATGGCGGACCGGGTGACGCATGGAAAGCGGATCTTCGGCTGA
- a CDS encoding beta-propeller fold lactonase family protein: MIRNALLQWRNLRLIMPLLLAPLLAACGAQANQPDSPAQADASITGTLVVGNKGEDTVSFVDLASGEEIKRVETGPQPHEVAISPNGLFAAVAAYGGETIDIFSINDVKVLTGRRLARIDLVPNTRPHGVLWLSDNLIMATTEGSDTLTTITFHDCKSNEDCPAFVHSVSAVPTENAGSHMLAASADGSMAYVANLQSKNVSVINVTEGKHISDLVAGTEPEGIALSPDGKELWVSARGSDEVFVFDTETLEQKAKIASGRFPLRLAISPDGKYAVTSDLVDGGVSVYDTATKERVRSITVSGEREAAQVTVIFSPDGKRLYLAETGQNTIAEIDFASGKLLRRFAVGEKGDGLGMSPIAITQ, encoded by the coding sequence ATGATCCGCAATGCCCTCCTCCAATGGCGCAATCTCCGTCTTATTATGCCTTTGCTGTTGGCACCTTTGCTGGCTGCATGCGGCGCGCAAGCGAACCAGCCGGATAGCCCCGCCCAAGCTGATGCATCGATAACCGGCACGCTGGTCGTCGGGAACAAAGGCGAAGATACGGTCAGCTTTGTTGATCTCGCCAGCGGAGAAGAGATCAAACGCGTCGAAACCGGCCCGCAACCGCATGAGGTGGCGATATCGCCCAATGGTCTTTTCGCCGCAGTTGCTGCTTATGGTGGTGAGACAATCGATATATTCTCAATAAACGATGTTAAAGTGCTCACCGGACGTCGGCTAGCGCGTATCGATCTTGTTCCGAATACACGACCTCATGGCGTCTTATGGCTTTCTGACAACCTCATCATGGCTACGACCGAAGGTTCAGATACCCTCACCACCATCACCTTTCATGATTGCAAATCCAACGAAGATTGTCCGGCATTCGTACACTCGGTTAGTGCCGTTCCCACCGAAAATGCAGGAAGCCATATGCTGGCGGCCAGCGCTGACGGCAGCATGGCCTATGTCGCCAATCTGCAATCCAAGAATGTCAGCGTCATCAATGTAACCGAGGGCAAACACATCAGCGATCTCGTAGCCGGCACCGAACCGGAAGGCATAGCGCTCAGCCCCGATGGCAAAGAGCTATGGGTATCGGCACGCGGCAGTGACGAAGTGTTCGTTTTTGACACCGAGACGCTTGAGCAAAAAGCCAAGATCGCATCGGGTCGCTTCCCGCTGCGCCTCGCCATTAGCCCCGATGGCAAATATGCGGTGACCTCCGATCTGGTCGATGGCGGCGTCAGTGTTTATGATACAGCCACAAAGGAACGGGTGCGCTCGATAACCGTTAGTGGTGAGCGCGAGGCGGCTCAGGTGACGGTAATCTTCTCACCCGATGGCAAGCGGCTCTATCTGGCGGAAACCGGACAGAACACGATCGCTGAGATAGACTTTGCCAGCGGCAAGCTGCTGCGTCGTTTCGCCGTAGGGGAAAAGGGCGACGGCCTGGGCATGAGCCCGATTGCAATCACACAGTAG
- a CDS encoding PHA/PHB synthase family protein, which translates to MSEQATPNSGPRTLVDEAAQSTTALGPLMGLAREDFVGAISLLLRETASDPARTMRHAQAFSEDVVKIFTGKSELSPHPKDKRFMDPAWQFNPFFKAGAQYYLAVQKGMQRWIEDLELDALEKDRANFITNIIIDSLAPTNTLIGNPMAQKRAIDSGGLSLIKGLKNAYDDMVYNDGMVSQVDKKPFELGKNVATSKGNVVYRNDMMELIQYAPTTEKVYETPQLTIPPQINKMYINDLSPEKSVVKWQVDNGIQTFVISWRNPEKEHGIWDMADYIASCKEAIDVICEITGSDKVNVSGGCSGGQTLAMLLSKLASEKDTRIGAVTLMVCVLHPKQNDIEAGSLMSENSLELAKQRASRQGVIEGNSLARGFAWLRPNDLIWNYVINNYLMGEDPPAFDVLFWNADATNLSASLMGDFLNIFETLAFVNHGEVEMVDHKVDISKVDNDLFILGGVTDHITPWRACYRSTQLFGSKNIEFVLSQSGHMQAILNPPTNPKAKYFKTKGNTPTKQKKPPADVDKWLSGTEEVKGSWWPYWMEWVQARSGKEIAAPTTLGSKANPPKEAAPGLYVLD; encoded by the coding sequence ATGAGCGAACAGGCCACCCCCAATTCGGGTCCACGCACATTGGTAGACGAAGCGGCACAATCCACCACAGCGCTTGGCCCGTTAATGGGACTGGCACGCGAGGATTTTGTTGGCGCGATCAGCCTGTTGCTGCGCGAAACCGCCAGCGACCCGGCGCGCACCATGCGCCATGCCCAGGCTTTTTCCGAAGATGTGGTGAAAATTTTTACCGGCAAGTCAGAGCTTTCGCCGCATCCCAAGGACAAGCGCTTCATGGACCCGGCTTGGCAGTTCAACCCGTTCTTCAAGGCGGGCGCGCAATATTATCTTGCCGTTCAGAAGGGTATGCAGCGCTGGATTGAGGATCTGGAGCTCGACGCGCTGGAAAAAGACCGCGCCAATTTCATTACCAATATCATTATTGACTCTCTCGCCCCGACCAACACCCTGATCGGCAACCCGATGGCGCAGAAGCGGGCGATTGATTCAGGCGGCTTATCGCTGATCAAGGGCCTGAAAAATGCTTATGACGATATGGTCTATAATGATGGCATGGTCAGCCAGGTCGACAAAAAGCCGTTCGAGCTGGGCAAGAATGTCGCCACCTCCAAGGGCAATGTCGTCTATCGCAACGATATGATGGAGCTCATCCAGTACGCGCCGACCACCGAGAAGGTGTATGAGACGCCGCAGCTGACTATCCCGCCGCAGATCAACAAAATGTATATTAACGATCTCAGCCCGGAAAAATCGGTGGTCAAATGGCAAGTCGATAACGGCATCCAGACCTTCGTCATCAGCTGGCGCAACCCGGAAAAGGAACACGGCATCTGGGATATGGCCGACTATATCGCCTCGTGCAAAGAGGCGATTGACGTGATTTGCGAGATTACCGGCTCTGACAAAGTCAATGTCTCCGGCGGCTGTTCAGGTGGCCAGACATTGGCGATGCTGCTCTCCAAACTGGCCTCAGAGAAAGACACGCGTATCGGCGCGGTGACGCTGATGGTCTGTGTCCTCCATCCCAAGCAGAATGACATCGAGGCCGGATCGCTTATGAGCGAGAACAGCCTCGAACTCGCCAAGCAACGCGCCTCACGGCAGGGCGTAATCGAAGGGAATTCGCTGGCGCGCGGCTTCGCCTGGCTGCGTCCCAATGACCTGATCTGGAACTATGTCATCAACAATTATCTGATGGGTGAAGACCCGCCAGCGTTCGACGTGCTGTTCTGGAATGCCGATGCCACCAATCTCTCGGCCAGCCTGATGGGCGATTTCCTCAACATCTTTGAAACGCTCGCTTTCGTCAATCATGGCGAGGTGGAAATGGTCGATCACAAGGTTGACATCAGCAAGGTCGACAATGATCTGTTTATCCTTGGCGGCGTTACCGACCATATCACGCCATGGCGCGCCTGCTATCGCTCGACCCAGCTGTTCGGCTCAAAGAATATCGAATTTGTGCTGTCGCAATCAGGCCATATGCAGGCGATTCTCAACCCGCCGACCAACCCCAAGGCGAAATATTTCAAGACCAAGGGCAATACCCCCACCAAGCAGAAAAAACCGCCTGCCGACGTCGATAAATGGCTGTCAGGGACCGAAGAGGTCAAAGGCAGCTGGTGGCCCTATTGGATGGAATGGGTACAGGCACGCTCCGGCAAGGAGATTGCCGCGCCCACAACGCTGGGCAGCAAGGCCAATCCACCCAAAGAAGCGGCACCGGGGCTGTATGTGCTTGATTGA
- a CDS encoding alpha/beta fold hydrolase: MAKIKDPMHGADVTMETVDGKELRVARWRFDAGLDLPPLLFFNGIGANMEAVAPFAEMLTERPFITLDMPGVGGSPDTLVPYNAVWMSRIVNNILNDYDVGEADVMGVSWGGAMAQHFTLQNSARVRKLILAATTAGMFMVPGKMSALTKMANPRRYIDPDYMNENFATLYGGNTDGKKGHSSRLTPPSRLGYLYQLLAFAGWTSAPFLPMMNKETLIMMGGEDNIVRPINGTILETLIPNSKMHLIEDGGHLFLLSHLDECLEAIRQHLDGPPRHEKMPTEEAA, translated from the coding sequence ATGGCAAAGATCAAAGACCCGATGCACGGTGCCGATGTCACCATGGAAACAGTGGACGGCAAGGAGTTACGGGTAGCACGCTGGCGCTTTGATGCGGGGCTGGATTTGCCGCCGCTGCTTTTCTTCAACGGCATTGGCGCCAATATGGAAGCCGTTGCCCCCTTTGCCGAAATGCTGACCGAGCGGCCGTTTATCACGCTGGATATGCCCGGCGTCGGTGGCTCGCCCGATACGCTGGTGCCCTATAATGCGGTGTGGATGTCGCGCATCGTCAACAATATTCTCAATGACTATGACGTTGGCGAAGCCGATGTCATGGGCGTCAGTTGGGGCGGCGCGATGGCGCAGCACTTCACGTTGCAGAACTCGGCCCGGGTGCGCAAACTGATCCTGGCGGCGACCACCGCAGGCATGTTCATGGTCCCGGGCAAGATGTCAGCATTGACCAAGATGGCCAATCCGCGCCGCTATATCGACCCGGACTATATGAACGAGAATTTTGCCACGCTTTATGGTGGTAATACCGATGGCAAGAAGGGGCATTCCAGCCGCCTGACGCCGCCCAGCCGGCTCGGCTATCTCTACCAGTTGCTCGCCTTTGCCGGATGGACCAGCGCGCCCTTCCTGCCGATGATGAACAAGGAAACGCTGATCATGATGGGTGGCGAGGACAATATCGTTCGCCCGATCAACGGTACTATTCTCGAAACGCTGATCCCCAACAGCAAAATGCACCTGATCGAGGATGGCGGCCATCTCTTCCTGCTGAGCCATCTCGACGAATGCCTGGAAGCGATCCGCCAGCATCTCGACGGCCCGCCACGGCATGAGAAGATGCCGACGGAGGAAGCGGCTTAG
- a CDS encoding glycerophosphodiester phosphodiesterase family protein, producing MPFPRSALSIVCVLALPALSSPVAAQAQGHWTLSIEGDLSAFLDCLEGEERTLISAHRGGPSPGLPENAIETMDAVLAATPAIMEVDVAASSDGVLFLMHDDTLDRTTTGNGEAAAQDWASIAALKLKDADGWVTPYAVPKLQDALRWAKGRTVMQIDFKRSAPYEDVIAMIRAEEMAQNVILIAYSVAAAKKLHDLAPEMLISLSIERPGALAEAEAAGIAREAIVAFTGIRLPRPNLYAELDKADVEVIFGTLGGSRSIDKQLDRFGIDARYAELGERGVDIIATDRPRAAARALADAGRLPEAGQCGVSRESLD from the coding sequence ATGCCCTTTCCCCGTTCTGCATTGTCCATTGTCTGCGTGCTTGCTTTGCCTGCGCTATCGTCTCCTGTCGCGGCGCAGGCACAGGGGCATTGGACTTTGTCGATTGAGGGAGACCTGTCCGCCTTCCTCGACTGCCTTGAGGGCGAAGAACGCACGCTTATCTCGGCGCATCGTGGCGGGCCGTCTCCGGGTCTGCCGGAAAATGCGATTGAAACTATGGATGCAGTGCTCGCCGCCACACCTGCAATTATGGAAGTCGATGTCGCGGCCAGCAGCGACGGGGTTTTGTTCCTGATGCATGATGACACGCTGGACCGCACCACCACCGGCAACGGCGAGGCTGCAGCGCAGGATTGGGCCAGCATAGCCGCGCTCAAGCTGAAGGATGCCGATGGCTGGGTGACGCCCTATGCCGTGCCAAAGCTGCAGGACGCATTGCGCTGGGCCAAAGGGCGCACCGTGATGCAGATCGATTTCAAGCGGTCCGCACCCTATGAAGATGTGATCGCCATGATCCGCGCCGAGGAGATGGCGCAAAATGTGATCCTGATTGCCTATTCAGTAGCGGCTGCAAAGAAGCTGCATGATCTGGCGCCGGAGATGCTGATTTCGCTCTCGATAGAGCGTCCCGGCGCACTCGCAGAAGCCGAAGCTGCAGGCATAGCGCGTGAGGCTATTGTCGCCTTTACTGGTATAAGGCTGCCGCGCCCCAATCTCTATGCCGAGTTGGACAAGGCGGATGTGGAGGTCATTTTTGGCACGCTGGGCGGGTCACGCTCGATAGACAAACAACTCGACCGCTTCGGCATTGATGCCCGCTATGCCGAATTGGGCGAACGCGGCGTTGATATCATCGCCACCGACCGCCCCCGCGCCGCGGCCCGGGCGCTTGCTGACGCAGGGCGTTTGCCCGAAGCGGGACAATGTGGAGTGAGTCGGGAGTCGTTAGATTAA
- a CDS encoding alpha/beta fold hydrolase, with protein MGESFTTSWQPAADSGITIRFIEANGLRFELAETGSADSEHLMLCLHGFPELNFSWRHQMPMLAEMGYRVWAPNMRGYGMSSKPEGVEPYRLDTLVQDVAALIDASGAKKVTLMAHDWGAIVAWHFAIKKIRPLERLIIMNVPHPLASRRELRHWHQIKKSWYIFFFQIPGLPEWGLSRNGAAKVRDVFYNMAIDKTHFSDDVLDVYARAAAKPGAATPMINYYRALMRYPDFREIGDGRVEIPTLMVWGEEDAAIDIRCTNDTDQWVPNLTLHRLPNVSHWVQQEAPDKVNAIVRDWLG; from the coding sequence ATGGGCGAGAGTTTTACAACCAGTTGGCAACCGGCGGCGGACAGCGGCATCACCATCCGCTTTATCGAGGCCAATGGTCTGCGCTTTGAGCTGGCCGAGACGGGGTCGGCGGATAGTGAGCATCTCATGCTCTGCCTGCATGGTTTTCCAGAGCTCAATTTTAGCTGGCGGCATCAAATGCCGATGCTGGCGGAGATGGGTTATCGCGTTTGGGCACCGAATATGCGCGGCTATGGCATGTCGTCCAAGCCCGAAGGCGTTGAGCCCTATCGGCTGGACACGCTGGTGCAGGATGTGGCGGCGCTGATCGATGCCAGCGGCGCGAAGAAAGTGACGTTGATGGCGCATGACTGGGGCGCGATTGTTGCCTGGCATTTTGCGATCAAAAAGATACGGCCTTTGGAGCGGCTGATCATCATGAATGTGCCGCATCCTTTGGCATCACGACGAGAGCTGAGGCACTGGCACCAGATCAAAAAGAGCTGGTATATCTTTTTCTTCCAAATCCCCGGCCTGCCCGAATGGGGTCTGAGCCGCAATGGTGCGGCCAAGGTTCGTGACGTGTTCTACAATATGGCGATCGACAAGACGCATTTCAGCGATGATGTGTTGGATGTCTATGCTCGCGCTGCGGCAAAGCCCGGAGCCGCGACACCGATGATCAACTATTATCGCGCGCTGATGCGCTACCCCGATTTTCGCGAGATCGGCGATGGCCGGGTGGAGATACCAACGCTGATGGTCTGGGGTGAAGAGGATGCCGCGATTGATATTCGTTGCACCAATGACACCGATCAATGGGTGCCCAATCTGACGCTGCATCGCCTACCCAATGTCTCCCACTGGGTGCAGCAGGAAGCGCCGGACAAGGTCAATGCGATTGTGCGCGATTGGCTGGGGTGA
- a CDS encoding N-acyl-D-amino-acid deacylase family protein: MHDLIIRGGTIVDGTGEAAYTADIAVDGDTITAIGDISGEAREEIDATGRIVTPGFVDIHTHYDGQATWDSEMAPSSWHGVTTVVMGNCGVGFAPALPDRHEWLIGLMEGVEDIPGTALAEGMTWNWETFPEYMDALEAMPRTVDVATHVPHGAVRAYVLGDREKPGAIPTDEDVQQMSKIVEDGLRAGALGFSTSRTVLHRSVDGELVPGTTATKEELIGIGRAMGRVGHGVFEMASDLRYEWDEFGWMGDLSRETGLPVTFAALQSIAKEMPLEEQIQRTGEENAKGANIVAQIALRGNGIIMCWRGTVHPFLFKPSWKEIEELDWEEQYARLKDSEFRAKLISEEPAYPDDAGELLPLMMIVSNGWMVQYQMDDGFNYEPTAEETIAARAEAAGVSGPEYAYDLLMQNEGAGMIYYPILNYADGNLNFLHPLFHRDDTVNSLSDGGAHCGTICDAASTTFFLEHWVKNREGDKVELEHAIKRQTADTARLYGLEDRGVLKPGYLADINVIDLDAIKLEKPWLAFDLPAGGKRLLQKAQGYDCTIKSGQVTFRKGAVTEARPGGLIRGPQSVAQRIAAE, encoded by the coding sequence ATGCATGATCTGATTATTCGTGGCGGCACCATTGTCGATGGTACCGGCGAGGCCGCTTATACCGCCGATATTGCGGTGGACGGCGACACCATCACCGCCATTGGTGATATTTCCGGCGAGGCGCGCGAGGAAATTGACGCGACCGGCCGGATCGTCACCCCCGGCTTTGTTGATATTCACACCCATTATGATGGTCAGGCGACATGGGACAGCGAAATGGCCCCCTCCAGCTGGCATGGCGTGACCACCGTAGTGATGGGCAATTGCGGCGTCGGCTTTGCCCCTGCCCTGCCCGACCGGCATGAATGGCTGATCGGCCTGATGGAAGGCGTTGAGGATATTCCCGGCACCGCGCTGGCCGAGGGCATGACCTGGAATTGGGAAACCTTCCCCGAATATATGGATGCGCTGGAAGCGATGCCGCGCACCGTCGATGTCGCTACCCATGTGCCGCATGGCGCGGTGCGCGCCTATGTGCTGGGTGACCGGGAGAAACCGGGGGCGATTCCCACCGATGAGGACGTTCAGCAGATGTCGAAGATTGTCGAGGATGGCCTGCGTGCCGGTGCGCTCGGCTTCTCGACCTCGCGCACGGTATTGCACCGCTCGGTCGATGGCGAGCTGGTCCCCGGTACCACCGCGACCAAGGAAGAGCTGATCGGCATTGGCCGCGCCATGGGCCGGGTTGGCCATGGCGTGTTCGAGATGGCCTCGGACTTGCGCTATGAATGGGATGAATTTGGCTGGATGGGCGATCTCAGCCGCGAAACCGGCCTGCCCGTCACCTTTGCCGCGCTGCAATCCATCGCCAAGGAAATGCCGCTGGAAGAGCAGATTCAACGCACCGGTGAAGAGAATGCCAAGGGCGCCAATATTGTCGCCCAGATTGCCCTGCGCGGCAATGGCATCATCATGTGCTGGCGCGGCACCGTTCATCCTTTCCTGTTCAAGCCGAGCTGGAAGGAGATTGAGGAGCTGGACTGGGAAGAGCAATATGCCCGCCTCAAAGACTCGGAATTCCGGGCAAAGCTGATCAGCGAAGAACCCGCCTACCCCGATGATGCCGGTGAGCTATTGCCGCTCATGATGATCGTCAGCAATGGCTGGATGGTGCAATATCAGATGGATGACGGCTTCAACTATGAGCCCACAGCAGAAGAAACCATCGCCGCACGCGCCGAAGCTGCCGGGGTCAGCGGGCCAGAATATGCCTATGATCTGCTGATGCAGAATGAAGGCGCGGGCATGATCTACTACCCGATCCTCAACTATGCCGATGGCAATTTGAACTTCCTGCATCCGCTGTTCCACCGCGACGATACGGTTAACTCGCTTTCCGATGGCGGCGCGCATTGCGGCACCATCTGCGATGCGGCATCGACGACCTTCTTCCTGGAGCATTGGGTGAAGAACCGTGAGGGTGATAAGGTCGAACTGGAGCATGCGATCAAGCGCCAGACAGCGGATACCGCGCGGCTCTATGGGCTGGAAGATCGCGGCGTGCTGAAGCCCGGCTATCTCGCCGATATCAATGTCATCGACCTTGATGCAATCAAGCTGGAGAAACCCTGGCTTGCCTTTGACCTTCCCGCTGGCGGCAAACGCCTGTTGCAAAAGGCCCAAGGCTATGACTGCACCATCAAATCGGGCCAGGTGACCTTCCGCAAGGGCGCGGTTACGGAAGCGCGTCCCGGCGGCCTGATCCGCGGCCCGCAATCGGTGGCGCAGCGGATCGCGGCGGAATAG
- a CDS encoding glutathione S-transferase N-terminal domain-containing protein, translating to MYTLYGALASPYSMKLRAVLRYRRIVHIWRHGAEAMQLAGTKVKAPVIPVIQYPDGSYHNDTTPVIYDLESREEGRSIIPPDPARAFLAHLIEDFADEWLTKAMFGYRWLKEVDQIQMSRWLAFDSMKGGGRENSEAYAEQFRNRQVGRMAIVGCTEENFPLIRATTNAVLDALEAHVTDQHCLFGTRPSLAEFGMYGQLSQLGVDPTAQTMMRADYPYSMRWLLHIDDMSGVEGEWDDADADLRPVVHALLQQVGRVYAPFLLANAAALQKGDTTFSITVDGMEYSQGTFKYQAKCLVDLRTRYAALQGDDRAKVDAALADTGCIEMLS from the coding sequence ATGTACACACTCTACGGCGCGCTCGCCTCGCCCTATTCGATGAAACTCCGTGCCGTGCTGCGCTATCGCCGGATCGTGCATATCTGGCGGCACGGGGCAGAGGCGATGCAACTCGCCGGTACCAAGGTCAAAGCCCCGGTCATTCCGGTGATCCAATATCCGGATGGCAGCTATCATAATGACACCACGCCGGTGATCTATGACCTTGAGAGCCGCGAAGAAGGCCGTTCCATCATCCCGCCCGATCCGGCGCGCGCCTTTCTGGCACATCTGATTGAGGATTTTGCCGATGAATGGCTGACCAAGGCGATGTTCGGCTATCGCTGGCTGAAAGAGGTGGATCAAATCCAGATGAGTCGCTGGCTCGCCTTTGACTCGATGAAAGGTGGCGGGCGCGAAAACAGTGAGGCCTATGCCGAGCAGTTCCGCAACCGTCAGGTTGGCCGCATGGCGATTGTCGGCTGCACCGAAGAGAATTTCCCGCTGATCAGGGCGACAACCAATGCCGTGCTAGACGCGCTGGAAGCGCATGTCACCGATCAGCATTGCCTGTTTGGCACAAGGCCCTCGCTGGCAGAGTTTGGAATGTACGGACAGCTCTCGCAACTCGGCGTTGACCCTACTGCACAGACCATGATGCGCGCCGATTATCCCTATAGCATGCGCTGGCTGCTGCATATTGATGATATGTCCGGGGTCGAGGGCGAATGGGATGATGCCGATGCCGATTTGCGCCCGGTAGTTCATGCACTGCTGCAGCAGGTGGGCCGTGTCTATGCTCCCTTCCTGCTCGCCAATGCCGCCGCGCTGCAGAAGGGTGACACAACCTTCAGCATCACCGTCGATGGCATGGAATACAGTCAGGGTACGTTCAAATATCAGGCCAAATGCCTTGTCGATCTACGCACCCGTTATGCCGCATTGCAGGGAGATGATCGCGCCAAAGTGGATGCCGCTTTAGCGGATACCGGATGCATAGAGATGCTCTCCTAA